In a single window of the Halobacteriovorax sp. DA5 genome:
- a CDS encoding RDD family protein, translated as MTFYSNRYLRITATIIDLCLCLFISYALLGSEFILSITNAIFSIKNLSASLQHLYVYLMTYFLYVFYCSLFFSITIGQYFCGVRIIANTAMQKRLGAIMRLILLPVRLLLDVFAKGIESPFSVRLTASRITYKSKVVSYLMATIICVVAIGVTPFSALMYKQQLFSSQFVDFGLKTFVEGEITDFESFAEIGSTSLGFSSFTNLDNSRFTIRPSFEIRKVDSKTIYRPLISIWDTKLNNKGIFKISSRFDLYSLVKIARDNLFLFDLYYPELSKVLELSKRGDDELYYLSSRASLELFELISNAFLVNYKSIPSLLLRGHFQFLPYLQLKLELEKLLEITNDNYIDFIKSGENILIRKKDYSGENIIYRETFFSLSLLRPVVYKSIWDRNLDNDKAQTAFANALFFKARWGEQVSERLAIWVKDQIFNPLAGFDLISNNSQVEISKNYSRGLENYLVEYYKKDAIRAIESGNDNYISSVRSALQRFALVFQLAMEKNVNSYSKATIKGFNDILLALKLKDAKMLSELKSNSEDKKKDTSKNTKKNKSKRKRKR; from the coding sequence ATGACGTTTTATTCAAATCGCTACCTAAGAATTACTGCTACCATCATCGATTTATGCCTGTGCTTATTTATAAGTTATGCTCTACTTGGTAGTGAATTTATCTTATCCATTACAAATGCTATTTTTTCGATAAAAAATCTAAGCGCTTCACTACAGCATCTCTATGTTTATCTGATGACGTATTTTCTCTACGTTTTCTATTGCTCATTATTTTTCAGCATAACAATTGGACAATACTTTTGTGGTGTAAGGATCATTGCTAATACGGCCATGCAAAAGAGATTGGGTGCAATCATGCGCTTGATTCTCTTACCAGTACGCTTATTACTTGATGTTTTTGCAAAGGGGATTGAGTCTCCATTTAGTGTGAGGCTTACAGCATCCCGAATTACATATAAGTCAAAAGTAGTCTCTTATCTCATGGCCACAATCATCTGTGTTGTTGCAATTGGAGTAACTCCATTTAGTGCCTTAATGTATAAGCAACAATTGTTTAGCTCGCAGTTTGTTGATTTCGGCCTAAAAACTTTTGTTGAGGGTGAAATTACTGATTTTGAATCTTTTGCTGAAATTGGCTCAACATCTTTGGGATTTTCAAGTTTTACAAATTTAGATAATTCGAGATTTACAATTAGGCCTAGTTTTGAAATTAGAAAAGTTGATTCGAAAACGATTTATCGTCCACTAATTTCTATTTGGGATACGAAGCTTAATAATAAGGGAATCTTTAAAATTTCTTCTCGCTTTGATCTTTATTCGTTGGTTAAGATTGCTCGTGATAATCTGTTTCTATTTGATCTGTATTATCCCGAGTTGAGTAAAGTATTAGAGTTATCAAAAAGGGGAGATGATGAACTTTACTATTTAAGTAGTAGAGCTAGTTTGGAGTTATTTGAATTGATTTCAAATGCATTTCTCGTTAACTATAAAAGTATTCCGAGTTTACTATTAAGGGGTCATTTTCAATTCCTTCCTTATCTTCAACTTAAGTTAGAATTAGAGAAGTTACTTGAAATAACTAATGATAATTATATCGACTTTATTAAAAGTGGTGAAAATATCCTGATTAGAAAAAAAGATTATTCTGGTGAAAATATAATTTACCGTGAGACTTTTTTCAGCCTTTCACTTCTAAGGCCTGTCGTTTATAAAAGCATTTGGGACAGAAACCTTGATAATGATAAAGCGCAAACTGCTTTTGCAAATGCTCTTTTTTTTAAAGCAAGATGGGGAGAGCAAGTAAGTGAACGCTTAGCAATTTGGGTAAAAGATCAGATTTTTAATCCATTGGCAGGTTTTGATCTTATCTCTAATAATTCACAAGTCGAGATCTCGAAAAACTACTCCCGTGGACTAGAGAACTACCTAGTTGAATATTACAAGAAAGATGCAATTAGAGCGATAGAGTCTGGAAATGATAATTATATTTCTAGTGTACGTTCGGCCTTACAGCGATTTGCATTAGTTTTTCAACTAGCAATGGAAAAAAATGTAAATTCTTATTCAAAGGCAACAATAAAAGGTTTTAATGATATCTTACTTGCTCTAAAATTAAAGGATGCAAAAATGCTTTCAGAATTAAAGAGTAATTCTGAAGACAAGAAAAAAGATACGTCAAAAAATACTAAAAAGAATAAAAGTAAGCGCAAACGCAAGCGTTAA
- a CDS encoding undecaprenyl-diphosphate phosphatase, producing MTLWMAVVYGIIQGLTEFLPVSSSGHLALLPFIYEFKDPGIFFDLAMHVGTALAVGIYFHHDVRRIAKNSFLFFIPGRSCDNFTKNFIIATFFTGFFGLILKSTAETYGRNEVFIAFNLAFFGILLFISDRIGKTNKNMEGFRASSSIVIGLSQVLSIFPGVSRSGITITAARFLGLSKEDASSFSFLLSLPLIFAAFLLKSYNLIGNPQDAQFEVLNCAIGVLVSFLVGLATIHFFMKLIKRIQFSYFLIYRLILSALVFYLLN from the coding sequence ATGACATTATGGATGGCAGTCGTCTATGGAATTATTCAGGGGCTAACAGAATTTTTACCAGTTTCTAGCTCTGGACATCTCGCTCTACTACCTTTTATCTATGAGTTTAAAGACCCAGGTATTTTCTTTGATTTGGCCATGCACGTAGGGACTGCTCTTGCGGTTGGTATCTATTTTCATCACGATGTGAGAAGAATTGCTAAGAACTCTTTCTTATTTTTTATTCCCGGAAGAAGCTGCGATAACTTTACTAAGAACTTTATTATAGCAACTTTCTTCACGGGCTTTTTTGGCCTAATCTTAAAATCTACGGCCGAAACTTATGGCCGAAACGAAGTCTTTATTGCATTTAATTTGGCGTTCTTTGGTATTTTACTTTTTATTTCAGATCGAATCGGTAAGACGAATAAAAATATGGAAGGCTTCAGGGCATCTTCTTCAATTGTAATAGGCCTTTCGCAAGTTCTATCAATCTTTCCTGGTGTTTCTCGTTCTGGAATAACAATAACGGCAGCTCGATTTCTAGGGCTTTCAAAAGAGGATGCTTCTTCTTTTTCATTCCTTTTATCTCTTCCCTTAATCTTTGCCGCATTCTTATTAAAGTCTTACAACTTGATTGGCAATCCACAAGACGCTCAATTTGAGGTTTTAAATTGTGCTATTGGCGTTCTTGTTTCTTTTCTTGTAGGCCTTGCGACAATACATTTCTTTATGAAATTGATTAAGCGAATTCAATTCAGCTACTTTCTGATCTATCGCTTAATCCTAAGTGCTTTAGTTTTTTATCTTCTCAATTGA
- a CDS encoding NAD-dependent epimerase/dehydratase family protein produces MKILVTGVTGFLGYHIAKDLLAAGHDVFNFSRRETDEVKELGIKTHQGDLTNYQDIRNALSEIDAVFHVAGKVGMWGRKEDFERINIEGTKNLLNAMKEAGVKYLVYTSTPSVVFGKDEIKNGDEALEYPENYLNEYARTKSIAEKLVLAANTQDLLTTAIRPHLIYGERDKNIIPTLVERAKSGRLKIIGHGDNLVDINYVENASYAHVMALNELVGEAKNKGKAYFIGQERPVNLWHFINELLMAKGVAPLTKKVPLRIVYIIGAICEFIYKLIGKYDGQPAMTRFVALQMGTSHYFKHNNALNDFGYSPRISIDESIEKIKN; encoded by the coding sequence ATGAAAATACTCGTCACAGGTGTAACAGGCTTTTTAGGCTATCATATAGCAAAGGATCTTTTGGCCGCAGGTCATGATGTATTTAACTTCTCTAGACGTGAAACTGATGAAGTTAAAGAGCTGGGTATAAAAACACACCAAGGAGACCTTACCAATTATCAAGATATCAGAAACGCATTGTCTGAAATCGATGCTGTTTTCCACGTTGCCGGAAAAGTTGGGATGTGGGGAAGAAAAGAAGATTTTGAAAGAATTAATATTGAAGGAACAAAAAATCTTTTAAATGCAATGAAAGAAGCAGGCGTTAAATATCTTGTCTACACGAGTACCCCAAGTGTTGTCTTTGGAAAAGATGAAATAAAAAATGGTGATGAAGCCTTAGAATATCCAGAAAATTATTTGAATGAATATGCCAGGACAAAATCTATTGCGGAAAAGCTTGTCCTTGCAGCAAACACTCAAGATCTTCTAACAACAGCAATTCGCCCTCATTTAATCTACGGAGAAAGAGACAAGAATATCATCCCTACTCTAGTTGAAAGGGCCAAGAGTGGACGATTAAAAATAATTGGTCATGGAGATAATCTCGTCGATATTAACTATGTCGAGAATGCCTCTTATGCGCATGTAATGGCCCTTAATGAGCTAGTTGGAGAGGCCAAGAATAAAGGTAAGGCCTATTTTATTGGTCAAGAGCGACCAGTAAATCTATGGCACTTTATTAATGAACTACTTATGGCAAAAGGAGTTGCTCCTTTAACAAAGAAAGTACCATTAAGGATAGTCTACATTATTGGTGCAATTTGTGAGTTCATCTATAAGTTAATCGGTAAATACGATGGCCAACCGGCAATGACAAGATTTGTGGCCCTTCAAATGGGAACATCTCATTATTTTAAACACAATAACGCATTAAATGATTTTGGCTATTCTCCAAGAATTTCAATCGACGAATCAATTGAGAAGATAAAAAACTAA
- a CDS encoding fatty acid CoA ligase family protein, with product MNIAHRIENWAQKTPDKICLKFPKKTGSGYHYDELTFKEFNQLSSHYAAALNQEGIQKGDKVLLFVRPSFDFPALTFALFKIGAIPILIDPGMGLKNLFKAIKDAKPDYLIAVNIVHILRMFKKDSFKSIKKYFTTEGKLFSHLTTIKSLKEKDQLTYDTEKVENSDLAAILFTSGGTGRPKGVEYTHEIFNRQTDVLQELFGLTPEDVDVPGFPLFSFFTMSMGMTSVIPDMNPSKPAKCNPEALVKNINDNGATFIAGSPAIWERVGDYLEKTNQTLKTVKYVVMFGAPVRNEVHEKLIARLEREDADTYTPYGATECLPVSCFNGREVLTNTQFETAQGGGTCIGLPCPGVEIRIIKDVDGVIKDIQDTKQLAKGVVGEIIVRTKTATAAYHELPNKTREAKIYDGDTFWHRMGDLGKIDAQGRVWFYGRKAHQVKAHATTYYPISTEAIFNKHPQVNKSALIWILRNNRVRPALSIEPKGRVLNKSRLKQELKIMANKYSHTKDIDEIYICSKFPVDIRHNIKIDRKALAQMAQQGKLR from the coding sequence ATGAATATCGCGCATAGGATCGAAAATTGGGCCCAAAAGACGCCTGATAAAATCTGTTTAAAATTCCCTAAAAAAACTGGTAGTGGTTATCACTATGATGAGCTGACATTTAAAGAATTTAATCAATTAAGCTCTCACTATGCAGCTGCATTAAACCAGGAAGGAATTCAAAAAGGAGACAAGGTTCTTTTATTTGTAAGGCCATCTTTTGACTTTCCTGCCCTAACATTTGCACTTTTTAAAATTGGAGCAATACCAATTTTAATTGACCCTGGAATGGGACTTAAAAACCTTTTTAAAGCGATTAAAGATGCAAAACCTGACTACCTAATTGCAGTAAATATTGTTCATATCCTAAGAATGTTTAAAAAGGATAGCTTCAAAAGTATAAAAAAATATTTTACGACTGAAGGTAAACTATTTTCACATTTAACAACAATCAAGTCACTAAAAGAAAAAGATCAGCTAACATATGATACTGAGAAAGTTGAAAATTCTGATCTTGCAGCAATTCTTTTTACATCAGGCGGAACAGGAAGACCTAAGGGTGTAGAATACACTCATGAGATCTTTAATCGTCAAACTGATGTCTTACAAGAACTCTTTGGCTTAACACCTGAAGATGTTGATGTACCAGGCTTTCCCCTCTTTTCATTTTTTACAATGTCGATGGGGATGACGAGTGTCATTCCAGATATGAACCCAAGCAAGCCTGCAAAATGTAATCCTGAGGCACTTGTTAAGAATATTAATGATAATGGTGCCACTTTCATTGCTGGCTCACCAGCAATTTGGGAGCGCGTTGGGGACTACCTAGAGAAAACCAACCAAACACTAAAGACGGTGAAATATGTCGTCATGTTTGGAGCGCCAGTTAGAAATGAAGTCCATGAAAAACTAATCGCTCGCCTTGAACGAGAGGATGCTGACACTTATACACCTTATGGAGCAACTGAGTGTTTGCCTGTGAGCTGCTTTAATGGAAGAGAAGTCTTAACGAACACACAATTTGAGACGGCACAAGGTGGTGGAACTTGTATAGGCCTACCTTGTCCTGGTGTCGAAATTAGAATCATTAAAGATGTTGATGGTGTTATCAAAGACATTCAAGATACTAAGCAATTAGCAAAAGGTGTTGTTGGGGAAATTATTGTTCGTACAAAAACTGCGACAGCGGCCTATCATGAGCTTCCAAACAAAACGAGAGAAGCTAAAATTTATGATGGTGATACATTCTGGCACCGAATGGGAGACCTTGGAAAGATAGATGCACAAGGGCGTGTATGGTTTTATGGAAGAAAGGCCCATCAGGTAAAGGCCCACGCTACGACATACTACCCTATTTCAACGGAAGCGATTTTCAATAAGCACCCTCAAGTAAATAAATCGGCACTGATTTGGATTTTAAGAAATAACCGTGTTCGTCCTGCCCTGAGTATTGAACCGAAAGGACGAGTTCTTAATAAATCACGCCTTAAGCAAGAGCTTAAGATTATGGCAAATAAATATAGTCATACTAAAGATATAGATGAGATCTACATCTGTTCTAAATTTCCAGTAGATATTAGACATAATATAAAAATTGATCGCAAAGCACTGGCCCAAATGGCACAACAGGGAAAACTTAGGTAA
- a CDS encoding alpha/beta fold hydrolase — translation MNWKAEYPYKSNFIEIENKKYHYLDEGNKDAEVIVMLHGNPTWSFYYRNIVNELKDTYRCIVPDHFGCGLSDKPQDYDYTLENHINNVLTLLDKLGVKKFKLLVHDWGGAIGMGVATSRPQDVTGVILLNTAAFRSLDIPKRIALCKLPVIGEPMVRAFNAFAWPATFMTTTKPLAKHIKEGYLHPYNNYANRIATARFVKDIPLSSKHPTYSKLSQIEDNLKNVTCPKMFLWGAQDFCFNMDFLKRWKDFYPDSKYVVYQDAGHYVIEDEKENCLKEIKGFLNEYRA, via the coding sequence ATGAACTGGAAAGCAGAATATCCATATAAGAGTAACTTCATCGAAATTGAGAATAAGAAATATCACTATCTAGACGAAGGAAATAAAGATGCTGAAGTCATTGTTATGCTTCACGGAAACCCAACATGGTCGTTCTATTACAGAAATATTGTAAATGAATTAAAAGATACATACCGCTGTATTGTGCCAGATCATTTTGGTTGTGGACTTTCAGATAAGCCACAAGATTATGACTATACATTAGAAAATCATATTAACAATGTATTGACTCTCCTAGATAAATTGGGAGTGAAAAAATTTAAACTACTTGTTCATGACTGGGGTGGTGCGATTGGAATGGGTGTTGCAACATCACGCCCGCAAGATGTAACTGGTGTAATCTTACTAAATACAGCAGCATTCAGATCTCTTGATATTCCAAAAAGAATTGCCCTTTGTAAGCTGCCTGTAATTGGAGAGCCAATGGTGCGTGCATTTAATGCATTCGCTTGGCCTGCAACTTTTATGACGACGACAAAGCCTTTAGCAAAGCATATTAAAGAAGGATACCTTCATCCTTACAATAACTATGCAAATCGTATTGCGACAGCTCGCTTTGTAAAGGATATCCCTTTATCAAGTAAACATCCAACATATTCGAAGCTTTCTCAAATTGAAGACAATTTGAAAAATGTAACATGCCCTAAGATGTTTCTTTGGGGAGCTCAAGACTTCTGTTTTAATATGGATTTCCTAAAGCGTTGGAAGGATTTTTACCCTGACAGCAAGTATGTAGTATACCAAGATGCTGGCCACTACGTGATTGAAGATGAGAAAGAAAATTGTCTTAAGGAAATAAAAGGTTTCTTAAATGAATATCGCGCATAG
- a CDS encoding 3-oxoacyl-ACP synthase III, protein MKYNNVVIEDYAYIKPPEVLTSDKLEELLSPLYTRLKLPQGRLELMTGIKSRGFWPNSTRPSSIATEAANKLLDKLSKKGIKKADVNLLINSSVCRDFLEPSTASVIHSNLEMSSECMLFDISNACLGMVSAWEVVANMIETGAIKRAIIVSGENSAPLLENTIKTLNEDESITRKSVKKFFANLTIGSAGVAYCLAHKSEAPSAPQITSITNRSDSAANKLCQGDGNPESLVMETDSEELLKYGKALAKKTFADSGLNQDEIDIVIGHQVGKAHKEIVLGELGLLNHKTFDTFDTLGNTGSAALPITLAKMNDIEGIEKGKKIALVGIGSGLSCSVLGVSW, encoded by the coding sequence ATGAAATATAATAATGTTGTAATAGAAGACTATGCATACATCAAACCGCCAGAGGTTCTAACAAGTGATAAACTTGAAGAGCTGCTCTCACCTCTTTACACGAGACTAAAGCTTCCACAAGGAAGGCTTGAGCTTATGACGGGAATCAAATCACGTGGTTTTTGGCCTAACTCAACTAGGCCAAGTTCAATTGCAACAGAAGCTGCAAATAAACTCTTAGATAAATTATCTAAGAAAGGAATTAAAAAAGCAGATGTAAATCTTCTTATCAACTCAAGTGTATGTCGTGACTTTCTTGAGCCATCAACAGCCTCAGTAATACACTCAAATTTAGAGATGTCTAGCGAGTGCATGCTCTTTGATATTTCAAATGCTTGTCTTGGAATGGTGAGTGCTTGGGAAGTGGTTGCCAATATGATTGAAACAGGTGCGATTAAAAGGGCCATTATTGTTTCAGGTGAAAACAGCGCTCCTCTATTAGAAAATACTATCAAAACTTTAAATGAAGACGAGTCAATTACAAGAAAATCTGTGAAGAAATTCTTTGCAAATTTAACAATTGGTTCAGCAGGTGTCGCCTACTGCCTTGCTCACAAAAGCGAAGCACCAAGTGCGCCGCAAATTACTTCTATTACAAATCGTAGTGATTCAGCGGCAAATAAATTATGTCAAGGTGATGGGAATCCAGAATCTTTAGTAATGGAGACGGATTCAGAGGAATTACTAAAGTATGGAAAGGCCCTTGCAAAGAAAACATTTGCTGACTCAGGACTTAATCAAGACGAGATTGATATTGTGATTGGCCATCAAGTAGGAAAGGCCCACAAAGAAATAGTCTTGGGAGAACTTGGTCTACTTAATCATAAAACTTTTGATACCTTTGATACATTGGGAAATACCGGCTCTGCCGCACTACCAATCACTCTTGCAAAGATGAATGACATTGAAGGAATTGAAAAAGGTAAGAAAATTGCCCTTGTAGGCATTGGGTCTGGGCTATCATGCTCAGTACTAGGAGTAAGTTGGTAA
- a CDS encoding NAD(P)/FAD-dependent oxidoreductase, translating into MTQKYDVIVIGAGMSGLAASIRLAMFGKKVVCLEKHSISGGLNSYYRRGKRNFDVGLHALTNFATRGERGKPLTKLLKQLRIPWSELDLIEQKQSKIIFPETTLTFTNDFAVLTQEIADKFPASIDEFNQFVVYIRDFNEVALNNETYMAKDVARKYIKNEKLISMIFAPLLIYGSAWEDDMDFSQFVIMFKSIYLEGFARPDGGVRKIINLLLDKYEGLGGELRFRAGVASINTNSDKVTSVTLENGEILECDKVISSMGHPETMAITEGQSAQKVAVGPMTFCETILCLDERPKDFDMNDTILFYNEREDYQYRGPSDFIDNKSAVICFPNNFASDDSDEGVIRLTYMANYEKWKDLVNSDRKAYLAMKNEVYEQSLQTLKNIYPNASLDVKFKDVFTPHTIERYTGHLRGCVYGSTDKLRDGRTPVEGLYLCGTDQGFLGIIGSMLSGISMANLHGLME; encoded by the coding sequence ATGACACAAAAATATGATGTAATTGTAATTGGCGCTGGAATGAGTGGACTTGCAGCAAGCATTCGCCTTGCTATGTTTGGCAAGAAAGTTGTGTGCTTAGAAAAACACTCAATTTCAGGAGGGCTTAACTCTTACTACCGTCGCGGTAAAAGAAATTTCGATGTTGGCCTTCATGCCCTAACAAATTTTGCGACCAGAGGAGAAAGAGGAAAACCTCTAACAAAACTTCTTAAACAACTAAGAATTCCTTGGTCAGAACTTGATCTTATTGAACAGAAACAATCAAAGATTATATTCCCTGAGACAACACTGACATTTACAAATGACTTTGCAGTTCTTACGCAAGAAATTGCAGACAAATTCCCAGCATCAATTGATGAGTTTAATCAATTTGTTGTCTATATTAGAGACTTCAACGAAGTCGCCCTAAATAATGAAACTTATATGGCAAAAGATGTTGCCAGAAAATATATTAAGAATGAAAAGCTAATTTCCATGATTTTTGCTCCGCTGTTGATTTACGGATCAGCATGGGAAGATGATATGGATTTCTCTCAATTTGTTATCATGTTTAAGAGTATCTACCTTGAAGGTTTTGCAAGACCTGATGGTGGGGTTAGAAAAATCATTAACCTCTTACTTGATAAGTATGAAGGACTTGGCGGAGAACTTCGTTTTCGCGCAGGTGTTGCTTCTATTAACACTAACTCAGATAAAGTAACGAGTGTTACTCTTGAAAATGGTGAAATCCTTGAATGTGACAAGGTCATCTCAAGCATGGGACATCCAGAAACGATGGCCATTACAGAAGGTCAAAGCGCACAAAAGGTTGCAGTAGGACCGATGACTTTTTGTGAAACAATTCTTTGTCTTGATGAGCGACCAAAAGACTTTGACATGAATGATACTATTCTTTTCTATAATGAGAGAGAAGATTATCAGTATCGCGGGCCAAGCGACTTTATTGACAATAAGAGCGCCGTAATCTGCTTTCCAAATAATTTTGCAAGTGATGATAGTGATGAGGGAGTTATTCGCCTTACCTATATGGCAAATTATGAAAAATGGAAAGATTTAGTAAACTCAGATCGCAAGGCTTACCTTGCGATGAAAAATGAAGTTTATGAGCAATCACTTCAAACTTTAAAAAATATATATCCAAATGCCTCACTTGATGTGAAATTCAAAGATGTTTTCACTCCACATACAATTGAGCGCTACACTGGACACCTTCGTGGATGTGTATATGGATCAACAGATAAGCTAAGAGATGGAAGAACTCCAGTTGAAGGACTTTATCTATGCGGAACGGATCAAGGCTTCCTTGGGATTATCGGATCCATGCTAAGTGGAATTTCCATGGCAAACCTACATGGATTAATGGAATAA
- a CDS encoding acyl carrier protein — MTPEQVRQIVVDIIADIAVDDDVTSIDDATPLRDQLDLDSMDFLDIVMELKKQHSIEVPQEDYPELASMNSCVAYLTPKFQ, encoded by the coding sequence ATGACACCAGAACAAGTAAGACAAATCGTAGTTGATATTATCGCAGACATTGCAGTTGATGACGATGTAACTTCAATCGATGATGCAACTCCACTAAGAGATCAACTAGACCTAGATTCAATGGACTTCCTTGATATCGTAATGGAACTTAAGAAACAACACTCAATTGAAGTACCTCAAGAAGATTACCCTGAGCTAGCTTCAATGAACTCTTGTGTTGCTTACCTAACACCAAAATTTCAATAA
- a CDS encoding beta-ketoacyl synthase, which yields MNLSRVVITGVGLTAPNGNSLNEFRCALLEQKSGITYEEVRFMGQIPVGKCDFDERKHQKGKMRKRGTRVGGISVYCSKEALDDAGLDLATLDKSRIGIYLGITEHGPVETEEELFQFYKNNEEKPELWTHHHNPRTVANNPAGEVSLNLGITGPHYTIGAACAAGNMGLIQAVQMLQLGEVDLALAGGVSESSNSFGNHVSFKAQGALADFPEDQTRASRPLDNNRNGIVISEGGCVYTLERLEDALARGAKIYGEVAGYHTNSDATDFVLPNPERQMECVHKAIAKAGITINDIDIVNLHATGTKMGDIQEVAGIKEAFKDAPEVAVNCTKGLIGHAMGAAGALELAGNLPSFEDGLVHPCHKIDEIDPECAMDQLVLEAPLKKDVKYILNNSFGMLGINSTLIIKKYEAKA from the coding sequence ATGAACTTATCTCGTGTTGTCATCACGGGTGTAGGCCTTACTGCACCAAATGGAAATAGCTTAAATGAATTCCGCTGCGCTCTTTTAGAGCAAAAGTCGGGAATCACTTATGAAGAAGTACGTTTTATGGGCCAGATCCCTGTAGGAAAATGTGACTTTGACGAAAGAAAGCACCAAAAAGGAAAAATGAGAAAACGTGGAACTCGCGTCGGTGGAATCTCTGTCTACTGCTCAAAAGAAGCGCTCGATGATGCTGGACTTGATCTTGCAACACTTGATAAATCAAGAATTGGTATTTACTTAGGTATTACAGAGCACGGACCTGTTGAAACTGAAGAAGAGCTTTTCCAATTTTATAAAAACAATGAAGAAAAGCCTGAGCTTTGGACTCATCACCATAACCCAAGAACAGTTGCAAATAATCCTGCAGGGGAAGTTTCACTAAACCTTGGAATTACTGGACCTCACTATACAATTGGAGCTGCGTGTGCGGCAGGAAATATGGGACTAATTCAAGCAGTTCAAATGCTTCAACTTGGAGAAGTTGATCTTGCACTTGCTGGTGGAGTTTCAGAGTCATCGAACTCATTTGGTAACCATGTATCTTTCAAAGCACAAGGTGCACTAGCAGATTTTCCAGAAGATCAAACGCGTGCCTCGCGCCCACTTGATAATAATAGAAATGGAATCGTTATCTCAGAAGGTGGATGTGTCTACACTTTAGAAAGATTAGAAGATGCTCTAGCTCGTGGAGCTAAGATTTACGGAGAAGTTGCAGGTTATCATACAAATAGTGATGCAACAGACTTTGTTCTTCCTAATCCTGAGCGCCAGATGGAATGTGTCCACAAAGCAATAGCAAAAGCAGGTATCACAATTAATGATATCGATATTGTGAACCTTCATGCAACTGGTACAAAGATGGGTGATATCCAAGAAGTAGCAGGAATAAAAGAAGCTTTTAAAGATGCACCAGAAGTTGCAGTAAATTGCACCAAAGGTTTAATTGGTCATGCAATGGGTGCGGCCGGAGCACTTGAGCTTGCAGGGAACCTACCTAGTTTTGAAGATGGCCTAGTACACCCATGTCACAAGATTGATGAAATCGATCCTGAGTGTGCAATGGATCAGCTTGTACTTGAAGCACCACTAAAGAAAGACGTTAAATATATCCTTAACAACTCATTTGGGATGTTAGGAATTAATTCAACTTTAATTATAAAAAAATACGAAGCTAAGGCTTAA
- a CDS encoding GbsR/MarR family transcriptional regulator, producing MKEAVDMDIEIVEKKLLEYLPHYEAFFSKVGFKRIEGAIFGVLVYSSRPLASDEIEKILGLSQPAVSSALKTLATYKMIITHDHPEIKRMKIHEANDDAINIVSNIVKKRELEIIEEFENITQESLKFVHDEKRKKRLTNILTTTRFARSLSEFIISISKELDNPYMAIEKFPMVTKVLKNSLTDINQIKSGITSGLRNSFLNIVSKIENEKHSNNGVNE from the coding sequence ATGAAAGAAGCTGTTGATATGGACATTGAGATTGTTGAAAAGAAGCTACTTGAGTACTTACCTCATTATGAAGCATTTTTTTCAAAAGTTGGCTTTAAAAGAATTGAAGGTGCCATCTTTGGTGTACTTGTCTATTCATCTAGGCCACTAGCTTCTGATGAAATTGAAAAAATCTTAGGCTTATCTCAGCCTGCAGTCTCTAGTGCTCTAAAGACTCTTGCGACTTATAAAATGATCATCACTCATGATCACCCAGAAATTAAACGTATGAAGATACATGAGGCCAATGATGATGCCATCAATATTGTCTCAAATATCGTAAAGAAGCGTGAGCTCGAAATAATCGAAGAATTTGAAAATATCACACAAGAATCTCTTAAATTTGTTCACGATGAAAAAAGAAAGAAGCGCTTAACTAACATCCTAACAACGACTCGATTTGCTAGGTCTCTAAGTGAATTTATCATCTCTATTAGCAAGGAGCTTGATAATCCTTATATGGCCATTGAAAAGTTTCCAATGGTCACTAAAGTGCTGAAGAACTCACTGACAGATATTAATCAAATAAAGTCAGGGATCACATCTGGTTTAAGGAACTCTTTCCTTAATATTGTTTCAAAAATAGAAAATGAAAAACATAGTAATAATGGAGTTAATGAATGA